A single genomic interval of Lathyrus oleraceus cultivar Zhongwan6 chromosome 7, CAAS_Psat_ZW6_1.0, whole genome shotgun sequence harbors:
- the LOC127100636 gene encoding heat stress transcription factor A-8 — MVKAASENGFSSVAPFLTKCYDMVEDPSTDSIIFWSQSDNSFIIGNVSQFSLTLLPNHFKHNNFSSFVRQLNIYGFRKIDTDNWEFANENFIRGKKHLLKNIRRRKHPHVTDQQKALPRKNNSDEPSLEAIKSSLWKQVENLKSDRKTLTQELVKHKQHLESSESKLLLLSDRLDGMEKHQQQMLSFLVMVVQCPGFLAQLLHPKENNWRFAEEGNMWDRSSRDDEPVPSDGMIVKYKPPVSETLKPVVPLSSAFEPEPELSADGMKDLCISSEFLKLLLDEKLSPLDNHSPFLVPDLPDDGSWEKLFLGSPFPENVEDTDHENERHNVSEMETEPIKETPNKRSAFEAMIVEMEKTQA; from the exons ATGGTGAAAGCAGCGAGCGAGAATGGTTTTTCTTCTGTGGCACCTTTCTTGACGAAATGTTACGATATGGTTGAAGATCCTTCCACCGACTCCATCATCTTTTGGTCTCAATCCGATAACAGTTTCATCATCGGTAACGTCTCTCAATTCTCTCTCACTCTTCTTCCTAATCACTTCAAACACAACAATTTCTCCAGCTTCGTCAGACAACTCAATATCTAT GGTTTCAGGAAAATTGATACGGATAATTGGGAATTTGCCAATGAAAACTTCATTAGGGGTAAAAAGCATTTGTTGAAGAATATACGTAGAAGGAAACATCCACATGTTACCGATCAGCAAAAAGCATTGCCGCGGAAAAACAATTCTGATGAACCGTCACTAGAAGCGATTAAATCTAGCCTGTGGAAACAAGTGGAGAATCTCAAATCGGATAGAAAAACCCTGACACAGGAGTTGGTTAAACATAAGCAGCACCTTGAATCCTCTGAGAGTAAGTTGCTTCTATTGAGTGATCGTCTGGATGGAATGGAGAAGCATCAACAGCAGATGCTATCGTTCTTGGTCATGGTCGTACAATGCCCTGGATTCCTGGCTCAGCTACTTCACCCTAAGGAAAATAACTGGCGTTTTGCAGAAGAAGGGAATATGTGGGACCGCAGTAGCCGAGATGACGAACCAGTTCCTTCTGATGGAATGATAGTTAAGTATAAGCCACCTGTAAGTGAAACGCTAAAGCCTGTAGTTCCGCTATCTTCAGCCTTTGAACCAGAACCCGAACTTTCTGCAGACGGGATGAAAGACTTGTGCATCAGTTCTGAGTTCTTGAAATTGCTGCTAGATGAGAAATTATCTCCATTAGATAACCATTCTCCGTTTCTCGTACCGGATTTACCTGATGATGGTTCGTGGGAAAAACTTTTTTTGGGCAGTCCTTTCCCCGAAAACGTTGAAGATACTGATCATGAAAATGAGAGGCACAATGTTAGTGAAATGGAGACGGAACCTATCAAGGAAACTCCAAATAAAAGATCTGCTTTTGAAGCAATGATTGTAGAAATGGAGAAAACTCAAGCATGA